Proteins from a genomic interval of Nocardioidaceae bacterium:
- a CDS encoding DUF4012 domain-containing protein, producing the protein MLHVRVLRALLLPPLVIAIVVGVVLIGRNGWQATQAVRDIRAAGTAAVALRAALQAGDVDAAGQQLAAVEAFSSAAAERLEGPTWRLTERLPGIGDDIAAVRRSSALAARAAGTLGPPLLEVARELTPDRLRPVDGAVDLQLLAEQGEALAEAGADLQRLTIELEQVELAEVVPQIQDSVRLLQFTLTEVGGLVSQVRDAAQAMGPALGAADVRRYLVLLLDPTVARPGGGEPVAYALLEADEGRLTIADSGPVEASTLAGGAGVRLEASEVAVAGVRRVDTLGDAFRTPDFRRTAQLVRTLWQQAAPGEVDGVVALDRVALSDVAAVLDDTADEPPLEPLLTADSPEQRATLAASLRSTLEQVLAGTGDSGALLDTFAAEGVVDRLHLWTADPQVERSLPRSSLAGVPTGDRDGAPLIGAYLGAPEGGPATRLGLRSIRVRTLSCAPEGRELVVSAVVAGPASEVGLGGTLGTAEVADGALLLLGSAGGDLSSRPEVDGVAVDAETTVLAGRRLIRVQVSVAAGEEVVVRTTATTRPSHQQEPLIQTAALWPQPRERVDPAPCRRAATPLP; encoded by the coding sequence GTGCTGCACGTGCGGGTGCTGCGAGCACTGCTGCTGCCTCCCCTGGTCATCGCGATCGTCGTCGGCGTCGTGCTCATCGGGCGCAACGGCTGGCAGGCGACCCAGGCCGTCCGCGACATCCGCGCCGCCGGCACCGCGGCCGTCGCCCTGCGCGCGGCCCTCCAGGCCGGTGACGTCGACGCCGCCGGGCAGCAGCTCGCCGCGGTGGAGGCGTTCAGCAGCGCAGCGGCCGAGCGGCTCGAGGGCCCCACGTGGCGCCTGACCGAGCGGCTGCCCGGCATCGGCGACGACATCGCGGCCGTCCGCCGCAGCTCCGCCCTCGCCGCGCGTGCGGCGGGCACGCTCGGGCCCCCGCTGCTCGAGGTCGCCCGCGAGCTGACCCCCGACCGGCTCCGACCCGTCGACGGCGCCGTCGACCTGCAGCTGCTGGCCGAGCAGGGGGAGGCCCTCGCCGAGGCCGGGGCCGACCTGCAGCGCCTCACGATCGAGCTCGAGCAGGTCGAGCTGGCCGAGGTGGTGCCCCAGATCCAGGACTCGGTGCGGCTGCTCCAGTTCACCCTCACCGAGGTCGGCGGCCTGGTCTCTCAGGTCCGGGACGCCGCGCAGGCGATGGGTCCGGCGCTCGGGGCCGCCGACGTCCGCCGCTACCTCGTGCTGCTCCTCGACCCCACGGTCGCCCGCCCCGGCGGCGGGGAGCCGGTCGCGTACGCCCTCCTCGAGGCCGACGAGGGCCGGCTCACGATCGCCGACAGCGGACCGGTCGAGGCGTCGACGCTCGCAGGCGGGGCCGGCGTCCGGTTGGAGGCGTCCGAGGTGGCCGTGGCGGGCGTACGCCGTGTCGACACGCTCGGCGACGCCTTCCGTACGCCGGACTTCCGCCGCACCGCGCAGCTCGTACGCACCCTGTGGCAGCAGGCCGCACCCGGCGAGGTCGACGGGGTCGTCGCCCTGGACCGCGTCGCCCTGTCCGACGTGGCAGCCGTGCTCGACGACACCGCCGACGAGCCACCCCTCGAGCCCCTGCTGACCGCGGACTCGCCCGAGCAGCGCGCCACCCTCGCCGCGAGCCTGCGCAGCACTCTCGAGCAGGTCCTCGCCGGAACGGGTGACTCCGGCGCGCTCCTCGACACGTTCGCCGCCGAGGGCGTCGTCGACCGCCTGCACCTGTGGACCGCCGATCCGCAGGTCGAGCGCAGCCTTCCCCGGTCGAGCCTCGCCGGCGTGCCGACGGGCGACCGCGACGGCGCACCCCTGATCGGCGCCTATCTGGGCGCCCCCGAGGGTGGGCCCGCGACGCGTCTCGGGCTCCGCAGCATCCGCGTACGCACCCTCTCGTGCGCTCCCGAGGGCCGCGAGCTGGTCGTCTCCGCGGTGGTGGCCGGGCCGGCGTCCGAGGTCGGTCTCGGCGGCACCCTCGGCACGGCGGAGGTCGCCGACGGTGCGCTCCTGCTGCTGGGGTCGGCCGGCGGGGACCTGTCCTCACGCCCCGAGGTCGACGGCGTCGCCGTCGACGCGGAGACGACGGTGCTGGCCGGACGGCGGCTCATCCGCGTCCAGGTGAGCGTCGCGGCCGGCGAGGAGGTGGTCGTACGCACCACCGCCACCACCCGCCCCTCGCACCAGCAGGAGCCGCTGATCCAGACCGCGGCGCTGTGGCCCCAGCCGCGTGAGCGGGTCGACCCCGCCCCGTGCCGCCGCGCTGCCACCCCGCTGCCGTGA
- a CDS encoding helix-turn-helix domain-containing protein translates to MAKTKVSNAVQSLGDHLREQRQAAQLSLRQLAEQTGISNPYLSQIERGLRRPSADVVQQLAKVLRISADQLGELGADVRGTPSVTVEDAVLADPDLTAAQRHALLEVYAAFTAPARAEREAAQQDEPDTQPDTEPDTQPVDEPLTA, encoded by the coding sequence ATGGCGAAGACGAAGGTGAGCAACGCGGTGCAGTCGCTCGGCGACCACCTGCGCGAGCAGCGTCAGGCTGCTCAGCTCTCCCTGCGTCAGCTGGCTGAGCAGACGGGCATCTCCAATCCGTACCTCAGCCAGATCGAGCGCGGTCTGCGGCGGCCCTCGGCAGATGTCGTGCAGCAGCTCGCGAAGGTGCTGCGCATCTCCGCGGACCAGTTGGGCGAGCTCGGCGCCGACGTACGCGGCACCCCGTCGGTCACCGTCGAGGACGCCGTGCTCGCCGACCCCGACCTCACCGCCGCGCAGCGTCACGCGCTGCTCGAGGTGTACGCCGCCTTCACCGCCCCGGCCCGAGCCGAGCGCGAGGCCGCCCAGCAGGACGAGCCGGACACGCAGCCGGACACAGAGCCGGACACGCAGCCGGTAGACGAGCCGCTGACCGCCTGA
- a CDS encoding DUF2516 family protein: MELITGITLLAAYALLAVKLWALIDAVTRPSEAYEAAGKLTKPAWLLILGLALVAHLIDMQPVGLLNVVGTVAAFVYLLDVRPALARLRR; encoded by the coding sequence ATGGAGCTGATCACCGGCATCACCCTGCTCGCGGCGTACGCGCTGCTCGCTGTGAAGCTGTGGGCCCTCATCGACGCCGTGACCCGCCCCAGCGAGGCGTACGAGGCCGCGGGCAAGCTCACCAAGCCCGCGTGGCTGCTGATCCTCGGTCTCGCCCTGGTCGCCCACCTCATCGACATGCAGCCCGTCGGCCTGCTGAACGTGGTCGGCACGGTCGCCGCGTTCGTCTACCTGCTCGACGTGCGCCCCGCCCTCGCCCGGCTGCGGCGCTGA
- a CDS encoding sugar transferase, with the protein MPERRPTRRTARGARRALQRKLQPFVALMVVVDAIMIALSVLVAARLREVFDFFYGVEFSDALIVGSAISFAVVWLVALFFRGAYDVRQVGSGMAEYAAVTRASWMAAAGIGVILFLFQATLSRGLYLISFAVGFPALLLGRWLVRRLLNRVRAAGRLRHRTLVLGAPAAVEEIVGVVRRNQASAYELVGACVPQTVDGLSVPVLGRARDVRELVSEHRIDTVLVTGGLDSAASLRRVGWALEGLDVDLVVTPSLTEVAGTRIHMRMVAGLPLVHVEEPQAGAASGLRKRAFDVTVASTLLVLGAPVFALVALLIKLEDRGPVFFRQQRAGRDGEDFGMIKFRSMVPDAEDRLGEVSAGNEVEGGVLFKSKQDHRITRVGSVLRKFSLDELPQLLNVVMGDMSLVGPRPPLGSEVAQYADDHHRRLLVRPGMTGLWQVSGRSDLSWDESVRLDLYYVDNWSLAGDLMIMLRTVRAVAAGRGAY; encoded by the coding sequence ATGCCCGAGCGACGACCGACCCGCCGCACGGCCCGCGGAGCGCGACGCGCGCTGCAGCGCAAGCTGCAGCCGTTCGTGGCGCTGATGGTCGTGGTCGACGCGATCATGATCGCCCTGTCGGTGCTCGTGGCCGCCCGGCTGCGCGAGGTCTTCGACTTCTTCTACGGCGTGGAGTTCTCCGACGCCCTCATCGTCGGCTCCGCAATCTCGTTCGCGGTGGTGTGGCTGGTCGCGCTGTTCTTCCGCGGGGCGTACGACGTGCGCCAGGTCGGGTCCGGCATGGCCGAGTACGCCGCCGTCACCCGCGCCTCGTGGATGGCCGCCGCCGGCATCGGGGTCATCCTGTTCCTGTTCCAGGCGACGCTCTCGCGCGGGCTGTACCTGATCTCCTTCGCCGTCGGCTTCCCCGCGCTGCTGCTGGGTCGCTGGCTCGTACGCCGCCTGCTCAACCGCGTCCGCGCCGCCGGCCGCCTGCGCCACCGCACCCTCGTGCTCGGCGCCCCCGCGGCCGTCGAGGAGATCGTGGGCGTCGTCCGCCGCAACCAGGCCTCGGCGTACGAGCTCGTCGGTGCCTGCGTCCCGCAGACGGTCGACGGCCTGTCGGTGCCCGTGCTGGGCCGCGCCCGGGACGTACGCGAGCTCGTCTCCGAGCACCGCATCGACACCGTGCTGGTGACCGGCGGGCTCGACTCCGCCGCCTCGCTCCGCCGGGTCGGCTGGGCGCTGGAGGGGCTCGACGTCGACCTCGTCGTCACGCCGTCGCTGACGGAGGTGGCCGGTACGCGCATCCACATGCGGATGGTCGCCGGCCTGCCCCTGGTGCACGTGGAGGAGCCGCAGGCGGGCGCCGCGTCCGGTCTGCGCAAGCGGGCCTTCGACGTCACCGTCGCCTCGACCCTGCTCGTGCTCGGCGCGCCCGTCTTCGCGCTGGTCGCCCTCCTCATCAAGCTCGAGGACCGCGGCCCGGTCTTCTTCCGCCAGCAGCGCGCGGGTCGCGACGGCGAGGACTTCGGCATGATCAAGTTCCGCTCGATGGTGCCCGACGCCGAGGACCGGCTGGGCGAGGTCAGCGCCGGCAACGAGGTCGAGGGCGGGGTGCTCTTCAAGTCCAAGCAGGACCACCGCATCACCCGGGTCGGGTCGGTGCTGCGCAAGTTCAGCCTCGACGAGCTGCCGCAGCTGCTGAATGTGGTCATGGGCGACATGTCGCTGGTGGGCCCGCGGCCGCCGCTGGGCAGCGAGGTCGCGCAGTACGCCGACGACCACCACCGGCGCCTGCTCGTACGCCCCGGCATGACCGGCCTGTGGCAGGTCTCCGGACGCTCGGACCTGTCGTGGGACGAGTCGGTGCGCCTGGACCTCTACTACGTCGACAACTGGTCCCTCGCCGGTGACCTGATGATCATGCTCCGCACCGTGCGTGCGGTCGCTGCGGGCCGCGGCGCCTACTGA